Proteins encoded together in one Desulfovibrio porci window:
- the ybgF gene encoding tol-pal system protein YbgF, translating to MKKVFVIPATCLVLAVGGCASTGQMRKVEATAETNQRVLRETDQRLRNLENSVTALNSQVALLNNRVYEVRTRNGHKTGMTVVPIIPPQPAPTAVQSANQPVPSPPAQAAAAPGNGRGGEKMPPVAQGAPAVASAKMIDPAAPPASFPVGTPASNAEKSKEKPAGPSGQVGRPETVAGPSGQLTAAAPATGGLALPPADIPSASAANPVPAASSGDKGVVESTPSGTASVPVPALPPSGLALPPEHPGLPPVGAPATPATSTTPSANAAPAPAATQNQSAAPSRPVAGTKGEESAYKAALKVALSGRSAEGVSRFREFLQQYPQGRYAANAEYWIGECFYAQGNYKEALTHFQAVNASYPRHHKNADALLKAGMCLSRLGDKPGAAQKYKTLLADFPNSEAARLARSRGLAR from the coding sequence ATGAAAAAAGTTTTTGTGATTCCGGCGACCTGCCTTGTTCTGGCGGTCGGCGGCTGCGCGTCCACCGGACAGATGCGGAAGGTGGAAGCCACCGCCGAGACAAATCAGCGGGTTCTGCGCGAAACGGACCAGCGCCTGCGCAATCTGGAAAACAGCGTGACCGCGCTGAACAGCCAGGTAGCGCTGCTTAACAACCGCGTCTATGAAGTGCGCACCCGCAACGGCCATAAAACCGGAATGACCGTTGTGCCCATCATCCCCCCGCAACCCGCGCCGACGGCAGTTCAGAGCGCGAATCAGCCGGTTCCTTCGCCTCCGGCGCAAGCCGCCGCTGCGCCGGGCAACGGCCGGGGCGGCGAGAAAATGCCGCCCGTCGCACAAGGCGCTCCGGCGGTGGCTTCGGCCAAAATGATTGATCCCGCCGCGCCGCCCGCGTCTTTTCCCGTGGGCACGCCCGCTTCCAACGCAGAAAAAAGCAAGGAAAAACCCGCTGGTCCCTCCGGCCAGGTGGGGCGTCCCGAAACCGTGGCCGGACCTTCCGGCCAGTTGACGGCCGCCGCTCCCGCCACGGGCGGTCTGGCCCTGCCACCCGCCGACATTCCGTCAGCTTCGGCGGCCAACCCTGTTCCGGCGGCGTCTTCCGGCGACAAGGGCGTTGTTGAATCGACGCCGTCCGGCACCGCATCCGTGCCGGTGCCCGCGCTGCCGCCTTCCGGCCTGGCCTTGCCGCCGGAACACCCCGGCTTGCCGCCCGTGGGCGCTCCCGCAACTCCAGCCACTTCGACTACGCCGTCGGCAAATGCCGCGCCTGCTCCGGCGGCAACGCAAAATCAGTCCGCCGCCCCCTCCAGGCCCGTTGCGGGAACCAAGGGAGAGGAATCCGCATACAAGGCGGCCCTCAAAGTTGCGCTTTCAGGACGGTCCGCTGAGGGCGTCAGTCGCTTTAGAGAGTTTTTGCAGCAGTATCCGCAGGGCCGTTACGCGGCCAACGCAGAATACTGGATCGGCGAATGTTTCTACGCCCAGGGCAACTACAAGGAGGCGCTGACGCATTTTCAGGCCGTCAATGCCTCCTATCCGCGTCATCATAAGAATGCCGACGCCCTGCTCAAGGCCGGGATGTGCTTGAGCCGTCTGGGCGACAAGCCGGGCGCGGCCCAGAAATACAAAACCTTGCTGGCCGATTTCCCCAATTCCGAGGCGGCGCGTCTGGCCCGTTCGCGGGGGCTGGCCCGCTGA
- a CDS encoding tyrosine recombinase XerC, giving the protein MSGGRKGDAPKVRETEQPGIARGASGADNISNAGKADKAGLLIGAFLAWLAVQKGASEATQKAYGTDLAQLAAFLREQGVDLARPREVSRRHIQAFLAWLFRRGEAKSSMARKLAAVRSFFRFLLRGGRISENVAAQVRNPRQEKHHPRALNVDETFALLDAPKAAPPSEAHAARLLCRDLALAELLYGSGLRISEALGLDLDDVQVHSRVLRVMGKGSRERLAPLSDTSCAALSAWLDERSYVALPEEQALFVGARGARLNRREAARIIAGLCRRAGLDFTVSPHSLRHSFATHLLAAGADLRSVQELLGHRRLTTTQRYTQVSLEHLIRAYDQAHPRSGKK; this is encoded by the coding sequence ATGAGCGGCGGCAGGAAAGGGGATGCGCCCAAAGTGAGAGAGACGGAACAGCCGGGCATCGCGCGTGGCGCAAGCGGCGCGGACAACATAAGTAACGCGGGTAAAGCGGATAAGGCCGGGCTGTTGATCGGCGCTTTTCTGGCTTGGCTGGCGGTGCAGAAAGGAGCCTCGGAAGCCACCCAAAAGGCCTACGGCACGGATCTGGCCCAACTGGCCGCCTTTTTGCGTGAACAGGGCGTTGATCTGGCACGGCCGCGCGAGGTGAGCCGCAGGCATATTCAAGCCTTTTTGGCCTGGCTCTTCCGTCGGGGCGAGGCGAAAAGTTCCATGGCCCGCAAGTTGGCCGCCGTGCGTTCTTTTTTCCGTTTTCTGCTGCGCGGCGGCAGGATCAGCGAAAACGTGGCGGCGCAGGTGCGCAACCCACGCCAGGAAAAACACCACCCGCGCGCTCTCAATGTGGATGAAACCTTTGCCCTGCTGGACGCGCCCAAAGCCGCGCCGCCGTCCGAGGCCCACGCCGCGCGCCTGCTCTGCCGGGATCTGGCCCTGGCCGAACTGCTGTACGGTTCGGGGCTGCGCATTTCCGAAGCCCTGGGGCTGGATCTGGATGACGTGCAGGTGCATTCACGGGTGCTGCGGGTCATGGGCAAAGGTTCGCGCGAACGCCTGGCTCCGCTGTCCGACACCTCCTGTGCGGCCTTGTCCGCCTGGCTGGATGAGCGTTCCTATGTGGCCTTGCCCGAGGAACAGGCGCTCTTTGTGGGCGCGCGCGGCGCGCGGCTGAACCGGCGCGAGGCGGCCCGGATTATAGCCGGGCTCTGCCGCCGGGCCGGTCTGGATTTTACGGTGTCGCCGCACAGTCTTCGTCACTCCTTCGCCACTCACTTGCTGGCCGCGGGAGCGGACCTGCGCAGCGTACAGGAATTGCTGGGCCACCGGCGGCTGACCACCACCCAGCGCTATACCCAGGTCAGCCTGGAGCATCTGATCCGCGCCTATGATCAGGCCCATCCGCGCTCCGGAAAAAAGTAA
- a CDS encoding manganese-dependent inorganic pyrophosphatase, which translates to MSALVLGHMNPDTDSIVAAIAAADLYSKRGFDVTPAAQGAPTPETEFVLKKFGLSAPQVVSDVAGKSLYLVDYSDLAQAPQGMDSATVLGIVDHHKLGDVTTSSPLEAWIWPVGCTGTVLKNMYDFYGVEIPKNIAGGLLCAILSDTVIFKSPTCTEADKKAVEALAKIAGVSDVTALGMEMFKVKSAVEGTSMHDLVFRDYKDFDMNGNKVGIGQLEVVDLSILDKVKAGLQDEIAKVKGEGRHSVFLLLTDIMKEGSEMLIVSDDPGVVEKAFGVKAEGSSVWLPGVMSRKKQVVPNFEKAFK; encoded by the coding sequence ATGTCCGCATTAGTTCTTGGTCACATGAATCCCGATACCGACAGCATCGTTGCCGCCATCGCCGCCGCTGATCTGTACAGCAAACGCGGTTTTGACGTCACCCCGGCCGCCCAGGGCGCGCCGACCCCTGAAACCGAATTCGTGCTGAAAAAGTTCGGTCTCAGCGCTCCTCAGGTCGTCAGCGATGTGGCCGGGAAGAGCCTGTATCTGGTGGACTACTCCGATCTGGCCCAGGCCCCTCAGGGCATGGATTCCGCCACGGTGCTGGGCATCGTTGACCACCACAAGCTGGGCGACGTGACCACCTCCTCCCCGCTGGAAGCCTGGATCTGGCCCGTGGGCTGCACCGGCACCGTGCTCAAGAACATGTATGACTTCTACGGCGTGGAGATCCCCAAGAACATCGCCGGCGGCCTGCTCTGCGCCATTCTTTCCGACACGGTCATCTTCAAATCCCCGACCTGTACTGAAGCCGACAAAAAAGCCGTGGAAGCCCTGGCGAAAATCGCCGGTGTGAGCGATGTGACGGCGTTGGGCATGGAAATGTTCAAGGTCAAGAGTGCTGTGGAAGGCACTTCCATGCACGATCTGGTCTTCCGCGATTACAAAGATTTCGACATGAACGGCAACAAGGTGGGCATCGGCCAGCTGGAAGTGGTGGACCTTTCCATTCTGGACAAGGTCAAGGCCGGTCTGCAGGATGAAATCGCCAAGGTGAAGGGCGAAGGCCGTCACAGCGTGTTCCTGCTGCTCACGGACATCATGAAGGAAGGTTCGGAAATGCTGATCGTTTCCGACGATCCCGGCGTGGTGGAAAAAGCCTTTGGCGTGAAGGCCGAAGGCAGTTCCGTGTGGTTGCCCGGCGTCATGAGCCGCAAAAAGCAGGTTGTGCCCAATTTTGAAAAAGCCTTCAAGTAA
- the dprA gene encoding DNA-processing protein DprA, with protein MPAGADVTSAAPKTDGIPTWADMDEAARTEYWAALALRHCRGLGARSCARLLRAFGSAYQALQARQHWSDAGLNRRQAAEMSTGSWRVTARTEWDQARRLNAGILLWTSPCYPQRLRELSDAPVLLYCRGDLSLLHSPAFAIVGSRRATNQGLAVAAYMARCLAACGIAVVSGMAQGIDRVAHEAALARVGRSIGVLGTGIDQIYPRSGEKLFHAMAERGLLLSEFPPGAPPLAEHFPIRNRIISGLALGVLVVEAASRSGSLITARLALEQNRDVYAVPGPALDSHCLGCQELVRQGARPVFSAEDVLRDLAEQLRPFGISEASLPEAEKALSLPVPTTREEQAEQPKVSGQCLKENSAVLPLPAERACAEAESLAPADRRERLLHCLRAQGPMQADALASALDMPVYELNALLIGLEMLAQVRRLPGARYEVPA; from the coding sequence ATGCCCGCCGGAGCAGACGTTACTTCAGCCGCACCGAAAACGGACGGCATCCCCACATGGGCGGACATGGATGAGGCCGCCCGCACGGAATACTGGGCCGCTCTGGCCCTGCGGCACTGCCGTGGGCTGGGAGCACGCTCCTGCGCCCGTCTGTTGCGCGCCTTCGGTTCCGCCTATCAGGCCTTGCAGGCCCGGCAGCACTGGTCTGATGCCGGTTTGAACCGGCGTCAGGCTGCGGAAATGTCCACCGGTTCCTGGAGGGTCACCGCGCGGACGGAATGGGATCAGGCCCGCCGTCTGAATGCGGGGATTCTGCTCTGGACAAGCCCTTGTTATCCTCAACGTCTGCGCGAACTGTCCGATGCTCCTGTACTGCTGTACTGCCGGGGCGATCTTTCTCTGCTGCATTCGCCTGCCTTCGCTATCGTGGGGTCACGCCGGGCCACGAACCAGGGGCTGGCCGTGGCCGCCTATATGGCGCGCTGCCTCGCAGCCTGCGGCATTGCCGTTGTTTCCGGCATGGCTCAGGGCATCGACAGAGTGGCGCACGAGGCCGCGTTGGCCCGCGTGGGGCGCAGCATCGGCGTTCTGGGCACGGGCATCGACCAGATTTACCCCCGTTCCGGGGAAAAGCTTTTCCACGCCATGGCGGAGCGAGGCCTGCTGCTTTCGGAATTTCCGCCCGGCGCGCCGCCACTGGCAGAACATTTTCCCATCCGCAACCGGATCATCAGCGGCCTTGCCTTGGGTGTCCTCGTGGTGGAGGCGGCCAGCCGTTCCGGCAGCCTGATCACCGCCCGTCTGGCCCTGGAGCAGAATCGCGATGTCTACGCCGTGCCCGGCCCCGCTTTGGATTCCCATTGTCTGGGCTGTCAGGAACTGGTGCGCCAGGGCGCGCGTCCCGTGTTCAGCGCCGAGGATGTGTTGCGCGATCTGGCCGAACAGTTGCGGCCTTTCGGCATCAGTGAGGCCAGTCTGCCGGAGGCGGAAAAAGCCTTGAGCCTGCCTGTGCCGACGACGCGGGAAGAACAAGCGGAACAGCCAAAAGTTTCCGGGCAATGCCTTAAGGAAAATTCCGCCGTATTGCCGCTCCCCGCCGAACGTGCGTGCGCCGAAGCCGAATCCCTGGCCCCGGCTGATCGCAGGGAGCGATTGTTGCATTGCCTGCGCGCGCAGGGGCCCATGCAGGCCGACGCTCTGGCGTCCGCGCTGGATATGCCGGTGTATGAGCTCAACGCCCTGCTCATCGGCCTGGAAATGCTGGCGCAGGTCAGGCGTCTGCCCGGCGCGCGGTATGAGGTTCCGGCATGA